The proteins below come from a single Bombyx mori chromosome 7, ASM3026992v2 genomic window:
- the LOC101738282 gene encoding calcium uptake protein 3, mitochondrial isoform X3 produces MTPQDFLESVVEQEPRPRLKRRVLTTKEIENLQDQTPQLKKGSSQMFRKLKDKGIISYTEYLFLLSILTKPASGFRIAFNMFDTDGNQRVDKNEFLVIQRLLGGAFKERKNVDAKSQEAMEKIFSYAWRGKRGINDDDDKLAEGAHENYVNDDQGLQRRHNVDTFLQIHFFGKKGNNDLNFEGFKQFMENLQSEVLELEFQEFAKGHETISEVDFAKILLRYTYLDTDEYDMYLDRLLDRMKHERGITFEEFKTFCQFLNNLEDFSIAMRMYTLADHPISKDEFHRAVKICTGIGQSEHLVSTVFAIFDADGDGLLSYKEFIAIMKDRLHRGFKSSAKNEGWEAFKSCVKQEMKSVA; encoded by the exons ATGACGCCCCAGGACTTCCTCGAGTCAGTAGTCGAACAGGAGCCGAGAC CTCGACTTAAACGAAGAGTTTTAACAACCAAAGAGATAGAAAACCTGCAGGACCAAACCCCTCAACTAAAGAAGGGCTCGTCGCAGATGTTCAGGAAACTTAAAGACAAAG GGATCATATCATACACGGAATACCTGTTTCTTCTATCGATTTTAACaa AGCCGGCGTCGGGTTTCCGGATTGCCTTCAACATGTTTGACACAGACGGCAATCAGAGGGTAGACAAGAACGAGTTTCTAGTT ATCCAACGTCTGCTGGGTGGAGCTTTCAAGGAGCGCAAAAACGTGGACGCGAAAAGCCAAGAGGCC ATGGAAAAGATCTTCAGCTACGCCTGGAGGGGGAAACGCGGGATAaacgacgacgacgacaaatTAGCGGAGGGCGCCCACGAGAACTACGTCAACGACGACCAGGGTCTGCAGAGGAGACACAACGTGGATACGTTCCTACAG ATCCACTTCTTCGGCAAGAAAGGTAACAACGACCTCAATTTCGAGGGCTTCAAGCAGTTCATGGAGAATCTACAATCTGAAGTGCTGGAGTTGGAGTTCCAAGAGTTCGCCAAAG GCCACGAGACCATATCAGAAGTGGACTTCGCGAAGATCCTGCTCCGGTACACGTATCTAGACACGGACGAGTACGACATGTACTTGGACCGCCTGCTGGACAGGATGAAGCACGAGCGCGGGATCACCTTCGAGGAGTTCAAGACGTTCTGCCAGTTCCTGAACAACCTCGAGGACTTTAGCATCGCGATGAGGATGTACACGCTGGCCGATCACCCTATATCCAAAG ACGAGTTCCACCGCGCCGTGAAGATATGCACCGGCATAGGGCAGTCGGAGCATCTGGTCAGCACCGTGTTCGCGATCTTCGACGCGGACGGAGACGGCCTGCTCAGCTACAAGGAGTTCATAGCCATCATGAAGGACAGGCTGCACCGGGGATTCAAG TCGTCCGCCAAGAACGAAGGATGGGAAGCTTTCAAGTCCTGCGTCAAACAGGAAATGAAAAGCGTGGCCTAA